ACCGACCATTTGACTTAGGGGAATCATCTTGACGCCGTTTGTGACAATGGCGTTTAGCAAGCTGTAGGTGTAAATGCTTGCGGCTTCTTCCTTGTTTAAACCGATGTCGTTTGCGAAGAGTCCGATTGCAATGGCGTGGTTTCCGATGCAAGAGCCATTTTTTAAAACTTCATCTCGATAAAAGTCCAGAGATGGAAAGCAGTTGTTTTTTGCACCTTCAAATTCGCCATAGATTTTTAAAAATCTGCTGCAGAGTTTTTTGGAACCTGTGCGAACTTCTTCTGGAGCCTTTAGGGCCATGGAGAAACTGTCTAGATTTTTAATGAAACTCATGTCGTCGGCGTGGTCGAAGCTGAGAATCATGACTCCTAAATCATTGTAGGGGAGTACATTCAAAAAACTAGAAGCATATTCCTGGAGGGCGTCTCCATTTGTGATGGTCTTGTTAGCAATTAAAGTCTCAAGACCATTGGAGAGGGTAAATGCTCCAATGGGAAAGAGGCTGTCGCAAACCTGAATCATCCGGAGAGTGGCTAGCATATTTAGTACTAATGATGGTGCTCGTGATGATGGCCATGCTCGTGGCTATGGGGGTGCCCGTTACTTGCGCCGTGAGCCTTGCAGACGATGTAGTCAGAAAAAACATCTTCTACAATCTGAGGGAGAAATCCCAAACGGACTAGGTATTCGAAGGTGGGCTCGTCATAAGGAATGGTGACATCCTTTTCTGTAATTTGCAGGGAAAGATGCCTGTTACCCAATTCAAATCCAAGGCGTCCCATTTCTTCCATAGTCTTGACGGGAATGCGAACCAGTTTTGTCTTGTTGATCTTTACAGCGTAAATTTTATCGGGACTGACGGCGAGAACATCGCCATCAGAAAGGGATTCCTCAATCTGAATTCCCAATTCGGTTCCGTCATCGGTAACTTTAAAAATACGATGCTTGTCTAGTTCAAACCATTCGAATGGAATGTCTACCACGGTCTTGGAAGGAACTTCGTTTCCGTGATGGATGTTTCCGAGAATTTTATCGGCAATCATTTTTGACTCCTTGCAGATTGCTTTTTAGAAAAGGAAGTACCTTCTTGCAAGAGAAAGTTCTGTGGCGGCTTCGCAGGTGATTCGTTCACCATCCACCTTTACAGTGTAGGTTTCAGGATCTACTTCCAGCTTTGCGATGCGGTCGTTGTGAACCATGTCCTTCTTGCCGATGTTTCGACAGTTGCTTACGGGGAGGACCATTCTTTCGAGGCCCAGTTCTTCCTTGATGCCATTTGCAAAAGCGTATTCCGAAACGAAGGTGATGCAGGTTTTTGCCAAAGCCTTGCCGTGAGCACCGAACATATCGGTATACACAACTGGCTCTGGGGTGGGAATGCTGGCATTGGCATCGCCCATTTTGGATGCGCAAATAAAACCGTTTTTCAGAATCATTTCGGGCTTGGCTCCGAACATGTCGGGACGCCAAAGGACAAGGTCTGCGATTTTGCCAACCTCTACAGAACCAACGTACTTTGAAATGCCGTGGGTAATGGCCGGGTTGATGGTATACTTGGCAATGTAACGCTTGATGCGATTGTTGTCGTTGCGTTCGCAGTCTGTTTCGAGAGTGCCGCGTTGTTTTTTCATTTTGTCTGCGGTTTGCCAAGTGCGGGTGATCACTTCACCTACGCGGCCCATGGCCTGAGAATCAGAACTCATCATGGAGAAAATTCCCATGTCGTGAAGGATGTCTTCGGCGGCGATGGTTTCCGGACGAATTCTTGAATCCGCAAAAGCCACATCTTCTTTATTGTTCTTGTCCAGATGGTGGCATACCATCAACATGTCCAGATGCTCGTCAATGGTATTTCTGGTGAAGGGCATTGTCGGATTTGTTGAAGAAGGCAAGACATTTTTGAAGGCGGCTGCGCGAATGATGTCGGGAGCGTGTCCACCGCCAGCACCTTCCGTATGGTAGGTGTGGATGGTGCGTCCCTTAAAGGCTGAGATGGTATCTTCTACGAAGCCGCCTTCGTTTAATGTATCCGTGTGGATGGAAACCTGGACGTCGAATTCATCCGCGACGCCTAGGCAAGTGTCAATAGCCTTGGGAGTGGAACCCCAGTCTTCGTGAAGTTTCAGGCCTGCAGCTCCTGCACGCACCTGTTCTCTCAAGGTTTCTGCACAGGAGCCATTTCCCTTGCCGAGGAAGGCTAAGTTGACAGGCAAATCTTCTGCAGCTTCCAGCATCTTGTGAATGTTGAATGCGCCGGGCGTACAAGTGGTAGCGTTGGTTCCGTCAGCAGGGCCTGTGCCGCCACCAATCATGGTGGTGACGCCGCTATAAAGAGCTGTACGAACTTGTGTGGGAGAGATAAAGTGAATGTGGGTGTCGATACCGCCGGCAGTCAAGATCAGGCCTTCGCCAGCAATGGCTTCGGTGGAACTGCCGATGATCATGCCTGGGGTAACGCCATCCATCATGTGGGGGTTGCCGGCTTTTCCGATGCCAGCAATTTTTCCGTCCTTAATGCCTATGTCGGCCTTGAAAATTCCAGTTGCATCAATGACAAGCGCGCTTGTAATGACAGTGTCTAGGCATTCGTCATCCTTAAAGGGCGCTGCCTGGCCCATGCCATCTCGCAATGATTTTCCGCCACCGAATTTGGCTTCGTCACCGTAAACACAATAATCTTTTTCTACTTCTACAATAAGGGAGGTATCTGCAAGACGGATGCGGTCGCCTACGGTGGGGCCATACATTTGAGCGTAATCTTTTCTGGAAATCTTGTACATGTTAAGCTCCCGTAAAACCAGAGGTTGATGCTCTGCCAAATGCAGCCGTTTTTATGGATTCATCATCCATAGGGCCTTCTACTAGACCGTTCAATCCATGACCTTCGCGGCTACCACCGATTTCAACTAAGTTTACGGTCTTTGTTTCGCCGGGCTCAAAGCGCACTGCAGTTCCCGCGGGTACATCAAGACGCATGCCATAGGCTGCCATGCGATTGAAATCCAGTTTTTTGTTGACTTCAAAGAAATGGAAATGAGAACCTACTTGAACAGGACGGTCTGCTGTATTGGTAACATCTAGAGTAAGTGTTCTCTTGCCTACATTCAGTTCGATGAAGCCTTCCTCCACGAGAACTTCGCCAGGAATCAATTTCCCAGTAGCAGGAATTGGATCGTGTACGGTAACCAGCTTTGTTCCGTCAGGGAATGTGGCTTCCAGCTGGACTTCGTGAATCATTTCTGCGACGCCGTCCATCACCTGTTCGGCAGTCAGCATCTTTCGACCCTCGGACATCAATTCTGCAACGGTCTTGCCATCTCGAGCCAATTCCAATAACTTGCTGGAAATGTAGGCGATGGCTTCCGGATAATTCAGTTTCAGTCCGCGTTGCAGTCTTTCACTTGCCACAATGCCTGCATAGTGCAGCATCAACTTTTCAGTTTCTCTAGGAGTTAAATGCATAATTAATCCGTCATCAATTTTTGGACTTCAGCCTTGTCACAAAGGGATGTTTCCCTGTGGAAAATGATGTTACCCTTTTCCATGATGTTGATGTAGTGGCTGTTTTCCATAACGAAATCCAGATACTGTTCCACCAGCAATACGGTAATGCCCTTCCATTCGTTAATCTTACGGATGGCGCGACCAATGTCGTTAATGATGGATGGCTGGATACCTTCGGTAGGTTCGTCAAGAATCAAAATTTTGGGGTCCTGCACCAGGGCGCGTGCGATGGCAAGTTGCTGTTGCTGACCGCCGGAAAGGTCGCCACCGCGGCGTTTGGCGAATTTGGGCAGGATAGGAAACAGGTCGTAGAGATATTCGGGAATCTTGTTCTTACCCACCTTTTCTCCACGGCCAAGAATGGGCTGTATGCCCAATTCCAGATTTTCCTGGACAGTCATCTGCGGGAAAATATCTCGACCTTGCGGGACGTAGCCAATGCCGCAGCGTACACGTTCGTAGGCGGGAAGTTTTGCGATTTCCTTTCCGTCAAAAACAAGAGATGTTTCGGGGCCCGTCTTTACTAGCCCCATAATGCTCTTTAGTGTGGTGCTTTTTCCAACGCCGTTTCGACCGATGAGGCTTACGATTTTTCCCTTGGGGATATCCAGACTCAAACCTTCAATGACGCGGCTTTCGCCATAATAGGAATCCA
The DNA window shown above is from Fibrobacter sp. and carries:
- a CDS encoding urease accessory protein UreE, giving the protein MIADKILGNIHHGNEVPSKTVVDIPFEWFELDKHRIFKVTDDGTELGIQIEESLSDGDVLAVSPDKIYAVKINKTKLVRIPVKTMEEMGRLGFELGNRHLSLQITEKDVTIPYDEPTFEYLVRLGFLPQIVEDVFSDYIVCKAHGASNGHPHSHEHGHHHEHHH
- the ureC gene encoding urease subunit alpha; its protein translation is MYKISRKDYAQMYGPTVGDRIRLADTSLIVEVEKDYCVYGDEAKFGGGKSLRDGMGQAAPFKDDECLDTVITSALVIDATGIFKADIGIKDGKIAGIGKAGNPHMMDGVTPGMIIGSSTEAIAGEGLILTAGGIDTHIHFISPTQVRTALYSGVTTMIGGGTGPADGTNATTCTPGAFNIHKMLEAAEDLPVNLAFLGKGNGSCAETLREQVRAGAAGLKLHEDWGSTPKAIDTCLGVADEFDVQVSIHTDTLNEGGFVEDTISAFKGRTIHTYHTEGAGGGHAPDIIRAAAFKNVLPSSTNPTMPFTRNTIDEHLDMLMVCHHLDKNNKEDVAFADSRIRPETIAAEDILHDMGIFSMMSSDSQAMGRVGEVITRTWQTADKMKKQRGTLETDCERNDNNRIKRYIAKYTINPAITHGISKYVGSVEVGKIADLVLWRPDMFGAKPEMILKNGFICASKMGDANASIPTPEPVVYTDMFGAHGKALAKTCITFVSEYAFANGIKEELGLERMVLPVSNCRNIGKKDMVHNDRIAKLEVDPETYTVKVDGERITCEAATELSLARRYFLF
- the ureA gene encoding urease subunit gamma, which codes for MHLTPRETEKLMLHYAGIVASERLQRGLKLNYPEAIAYISSKLLELARDGKTVAELMSEGRKMLTAEQVMDGVAEMIHEVQLEATFPDGTKLVTVHDPIPATGKLIPGEVLVEEGFIELNVGKRTLTLDVTNTADRPVQVGSHFHFFEVNKKLDFNRMAAYGMRLDVPAGTAVRFEPGETKTVNLVEIGGSREGHGLNGLVEGPMDDESIKTAAFGRASTSGFTGA
- the urtE gene encoding urea ABC transporter ATP-binding subunit UrtE, coding for MLYLKNMDSYYGESRVIEGLSLDIPKGKIVSLIGRNGVGKSTTLKSIMGLVKTGPETSLVFDGKEIAKLPAYERVRCGIGYVPQGRDIFPQMTVQENLELGIQPILGRGEKVGKNKIPEYLYDLFPILPKFAKRRGGDLSGGQQQQLAIARALVQDPKILILDEPTEGIQPSIINDIGRAIRKINEWKGITVLLVEQYLDFVMENSHYINIMEKGNIIFHRETSLCDKAEVQKLMTD